The following proteins come from a genomic window of Mustelus asterias chromosome 1, sMusAst1.hap1.1, whole genome shotgun sequence:
- the cimip2b gene encoding ciliary microtubule inner protein 2B codes for MPNTYPPKLSPLLMTPEPHYIPGYAGYCPQYKYSVGQCYGKLTSKLLTDPPIPRSGQLLLQPYKDQETSNKTGTEQHGNQHQSHKVSRKGQKLTDLMITGYTGFVPRRKIYFSKTFRETCADAVGDFEREQLKIASKKQEMELINALQTGKIRAQTEQEKKLLTVNYRTPLKAITTNPVPYHSLHSYKVLTSPYIMQNEDPNKHFISGYKGHVPHVQFLLGSSYPTLTNCALIKFDQMVNKSKCLTGNSEGESLPQIMHIYPSEMGMMPLYTGHIPGYKYQFGHTFGNLTEDALGMSTIQKQVLD; via the exons ATGCCAAACACTTACCCACCCAAACTGAGCCCCCTGCTGATGACTCCGGAGCCGCACTATATACCCGG ATACGCTGGCTATTGTCCGCAGTATAAATACAGTGTTGGGCAATGCTATGGAAAGCTGACCTCTAAGTTGCTCACAGATCCTCCAATACCACGTTCTGGACAATTACTGCTCCAACCATACAAGGATCAAGAAACCAGCAATAAAACAGGAACTGAGCAACATGGAAATCAGCACCAGAGTCATAAAGTCAGCAGGAAAGGCCAGAAACTGACTGACTTAATGATCACTGGATACACTG GTTTTGTTCCCAGAAGAAAAATCTATTTTTCAAAAACCTTCCGAGAAACCTGTGCAGATGCTGTTGGAGATTTTGAGAGAGAGCAGCTTAAGATTGCCTCAAAGAAGCAGGAGATGGAATTAATAAATGCGTTacagactgggaaaatcagggcaCAGACAGAGCAGGAGAAGAAA CTTTTGACAGTCAATTATAGGACACCTCTTAAAGCAATTACTACGAATCCTGTTCCTTATCACTCATTACATTCTTACAAAGTACTGACCTCTCCATACATCATGCAAAATGAAGACCCGAATAAACATTTTATTTCAG GATACAAAGGGCATGTACCCCATGTTCAATTTCTGCTTGGAAGCAGCTACCCTACCCTTACTAACTGTGCCTTGATCAAATTCGACCAGATGGTTAATAAGTCAAAATGTCTGACTGGGAATTCAGAGGGTGAAAGCCTGCCCCAGATTATGCACATTTATCCCTCAGAAATGGGAATGATGCCCCTGTATACAGGCCATATACCAG GATACAAGTATCAGTTTGGCCACACTTTTGGAAATCTTACGGAGGACGCCCTCGGAATGAGCACCATCCAAAAACAAGTTTTGGATTGA